One Halalkalicoccus subterraneus genomic window, GAGGGCCACTCAGACCTCTCCCCAGAGCTGTTGGCCGGTCCGCAGGTCCTCCTGGTCGTCGATCTCGATCCAGTCGTCACGCACCTCGACGACGCCGAGCGATCGGTCGGGGACGAGCCGGTCGAGTGCGGCCTCGTACCACTCGCTTGTCCGGCCCCGCTCGACGAGGTCGTCGAGGCGGCGAACGAGTTCCCTGGCGTCCTCCGGGCCGAACTTACAGAGGCCGATGTACTCACCCTGGGCACGGTCGAGCTCCTTGCCGATCGCGAGGACCCGCCCGTCCTCGACGCGGACTTTCATCCCCTCGTCGGCCAGGTCGTTCGTGGCGTCGACCACCAGTGCCGACCCCTCGTGCTCTCGAAGCCGGTCGAGACAGTCGGTCGGAAACAGCGTATCGGAGTTGATGAGCGTAAAGCCCTCCCCGAGGTGCTCGCGCGCAAGCCACAGCGAGTAGCTGTTGTTCGTCTCCTGGTAGGTTTCGCTGTGAACGAACTCGAACTCGATGTCGTCGTACCCCTCGCAGAACGCACGGATCTGCTCGGCCTCGTAGCCGGTGACGACCGTCACCCGCTCGTAGTCGGTTTCGACGAGCGCATCGAGGATGTGCCCGAGGATGGGACGGTCGTCTACGCTCAACAGTGTCTTCGGCGTTCCGTCCGTGAGAGGCTGTAGACGCCGCCCGATCCCGGCAGCGAGAACCACCGCATGGACGTCCCCCTGACCCCGTGATTGACTCATGGCTGTAATATAATTCACAAGTAAGACGAAAAGTGTGGTGGGTTTATCGGAGAAAACGACGAACGAACCCCCGATCCACGATGAACGTTCAAGAAGGACCTTCGAGACGGGTAACGCCCCTCAAAGCGGCTCCTCGCCCTCGATCATCCGCCTCGCGCGCTCGGCCAGCGCCGGGACGCGATCGCGCATCTTCGGGTACATCGGGTCGTCGGAGTTGCCTTCGAGGTAGCGCCTGAAGAACATCTCGCCGAGCGCGGCGAGTTTGTAGACCGCCAGCGTGCGGTAGAAGCGCTCGTGTTCGAACTCGATCCCTAACCGTTCCTCGTAGCGTGCGACCAACCCCTCGCGGGTCGGATACCCGTCCCGCTCCATGAATCGCGCGGTGAGCTCCGGGATGGCTGGCTCGGGGTCCTTCGGATCGCGCCAATAGGAGAGCATCCACCCCAGATCAGCGAAGGGGTCCCCGAGGGTGCTCATCTCCCAGTCGAAGACCGCCACCAGATCGGGTGGCGTGCCGGGTGCGAACAGCACGTTGTCGAGTTTGTAGTCGCCGTGGACGAGGGTGTGGGGGTGTGAACTCGGCCTGTTCGCTTCGAGCCAGTCGCCGACCTTCCTGAGGGTAGGTACCTCGCGTTCCTCTGCCGTGACCTCGGTGGCCCACTCGATCTGGTCGTCCCAGCGCTCGACCTGTCGGTCGGTGTAGCCTGCGGGCCGACCGAACTCCGACAACCCCACGTCCCGGGGGTCCACCTCGTGGATAGCAACGAGGGAATCGACCAGTTCGTAGCCAACCGCCTCCCTGTGGTCGACGAATCGCTCGGGCTCTTCCTCTCTGAGGACGTCGCCGGCGACCCGTTCCATCACGTAGAAGTCGCTGCCGATCACGTCGTGGTCCTCGCAGGCCAGCAGGGTCTCGGGGAGCGGGACATCCGTCCCCTGTAGGGCGTCCATCACTCGATGCTCCCGAAGCACGTCGTGGGCGGTGTCTGCGACCTCGCCCGGCGGCGGGCGGCGAATCACCAGCTCCCGCTCGCCCCACGTCACGAACAGCGTCTCGTTGGAGTGGCCCTCCTGGTGGTGGGACACCGAGTAGCGCTCGACGGGGCCGAGTTCACCTTCGAGGTACGCCGCGAGTGCGTCCTCGTCGACGAGGCGCTCGAAGTACGTCTCATGCGCGTCGGTCATGCGGATCGGTAGTCCCCCGTCGTATGAATAGCTATGGGATGGAATTACCAACCGACACTCCCTCGGGGGAATCCTTTTACAGTGTATCGCCGATGTCTTCGTATGGAGTACGACGACACACGGCGTGCACGCGAGTTCGCCAGCCGGACCCGCGAGTTCGTCAACGAGGAGGTGATTCCGGTCGAACGGGAGGTTATGGGGAGCGGTCCCGTCCCGGAAGCGCAGCTCGAAACGCTGCGCGAGGCCGCCCGCAAGCGCGAGCTGTATGCCCCGCACTTACCCGAGAAATACGGCGGGCAGGGCCTGAGCTACCGCGATATGTTACCCGTTTTCGAGGCTGCAGGTCGAAGCCTGCTGGGACCGGCCGCCCTCCGCGTGGATGCCCCCGACGAGGGCAACATGCACACGCTCGAACTCGTCGGTACGGAGGAACAGAAAGCGGAATGGCTCGAACCGCTCGTCGCCGGCGAAATCCGTTCGGGCTTCTCGATGACCGAACCCCTTCAAGGGGGTGGCTCCGACCCGAAAATGCTCGAAACCCACGCGAAAAAAGAGGGCGACGAGTGGATCCTCAATGGTCACAAGTGGTGGACGACGCAGGGATCGGAGGCCGACGTACTGATCGTGATGGCGCGCACGGATCACGAGGCCCATCCCTACGCCGGCTGTTCGCTCTTTCTCGTTCCGAGCGACACCGAGGGAGTGGAGGTCGTCCGGGAGATCCCCCATGTCGGTGGCGAGGTCACGGGCACGAGCCACGCCGAGATCCGGTACGACGATGTGATAATTCCCGAGGAGAACCTGTTGGGAGAGCTCAACGAGGGCTTCACCCACGCCCAAGAACGACTGGGACCCGCCCGCCTGACCCACTGCATGCGCTACTCGGGGATGGCCGAGCGTGCGCTGGACGTCGCGAAGGCCTACGTCAGCGAGCGCGAGGGGTTCGACGAACGGCTCAGCGAGAAGCAGGCGATCCGCTTTACGATCGCGGAGGCCGAGACGGACCTGCACGCCGCGCGGACGATGGTGCGCCACGCCGCCCACGAGATCGAATCCGGCGGGGAAGCGCGGATTCCCGTCTCGATGGCGAAGGTGTTCGCCGCCAACACCGTTCAGGAGGTGATCGACGACTGCCTCCAACTCTGTGGCGCCAACGGCATCGGCAAGGACCTTCCGATCGCCGACTTCTACGAGAACGTCCGCCAGTTCCGGCTGGTCGACGGGGCCGACGAGGTCCACAAGCGCGTGATCGCCCGCGATGCCTTCGAGGATGTCGACGAGAGCGAGATCGAACACATCACCCGATACGGGGAGTAACTCGCCCTCCGGGATGAACGCTTATTAACAGTGAATGGAAACACGACTGATGTACTACCAATGGTAACAACAGTTCGCAGTCGGGCGAAACGATGAGCGGGCGGTTCGGGGTCGACGGGCAGGTTGCGATCGTCACGGGGGCGTCGAGCGGGATCGGCCGTGCGATCGCCGAACGCTTCGCCGACGAGGGCGCACGGGTCGTGATCTGCTCGCGCGAGCAGGGAAACGTCGACCTGGTCGCAGAGGACATTCGCGAGGCGGGCGGTGAGGCGCTGGCCGTCGAGTGTGACGTCACCGACCGGGAGGCCGTCGAGGCACTGGTCGAGGCATGCGTCGAGGAGTTCGAGGAAATCGACTGTCTCGTGAACAACGCCGGCGCGAGCTTCATGGCCGGCTTCGACGACATCAGCGAGAACGGCTGGCAAACCATCGTCGACATCAACCTTCATGGCACCTACCACTGCACGCAGGCCGCCGGCGAGCATCTCAAACGGGACGACGGGACGGTAATCAACCTTTCATCCATAGCTGGCCAGCACGGTTCGCCCTACATGAGCCACTATGGAGCGGCCAAGGCGGGGATCGTCAACCTCACGACGACCCTTTCGGCGGAATGGGCCGGCGACGGCGTTCGAGTGAACTGCATCGCGCCGGGCTTCGTCGCGACGCCGGGCGTCGAATCCCAGATGGGCGTCTCCGCCGACGAGATCGACCGCGAGTCGGTCGAGCGCCGGATCGGGCTCCCCGACGAGATCGCCGACATCGCCCAGTTCCTTGCGAGTCCCGCCTCCTCCTACGTCGTCGGCGAGACGATCACCGCCGGCGGGGTACCCCGCGTCGAGGAAACACCCGAACTCTGATCAGCTGATCGAGTAGCAGCCGTCGAGTGGCCGACTCCCGATGGGCGTCGCCTCGCGTCCGATCCCGTCGTCGTTTACCAGCGTAGCTCTGCTGGCTACTCGCCGGTCTCGGAGAGGTCGTTCAGGAGTTCGGGGTCGGTCCGGAACTTCAGGACGTTGTGAATGACTGAATTACGGATGTTCTCGATGACCGCGCCGTGGGCCTTGTAGAACTCGTGGATCCAGTGCGACTCCGACCGACGGTCCGGAAACATCATCACCGATTTCCATTGGTATTCGCCGTCCGAGAGGAAATAGAAGAGGGTGTGACGGTCGTCGCGGATGTACTCCATGGCGTCGCGCCACCCCTCCTCGAAGTTCTCGGGATTGAACTTGAACTCGAAGAGTCCGAAGATGAAGTACTCCTCGTTGGGGACGATCGTCTCGCGGAAGACGCCCTGTTGGCGCATCTTCCGGATCGACTCGCTGACGGTCACGTGCGAAACGTCGATGTCGTATTCGTCCTCTAGAATTTCGGTGAGTTTGCGCGAGGAGATCTGCGGGTTCGCCGAGAGCTCCCTGAGAATGACGATGTCGCGCTCCTTGAACTCCCAGTTTGGCGGGTCTTCGGGCATGATCGTGGAATTTCTCGCCTCGAATACTGGTCCTTTCGATCAGCGCAGTTGGTCCGCGATGATGTTCTTCTGGATCTCGCTGGTCCCCTCGTAGATCTTGGTGATCCGGGCGTCCCGGTAGTAGCGTTCCGCGGGATGATCCGTCACGTATCCCGCCCCGCCGTGGACCTGGATCGACTCGTCTGCGACCTCGACGGCGTGCTCGCTTGCAAAGAGTTTCGCCATGCTCGCGAACTTCATCGCCGTGCGCTGGTCGCCGTCCGTGACCTCGCTCGCCGCCCGGTAGGTCAGCGACCGGGCCGCCTCGACCGAGGTCGCCATCTCCGCGAGTTTGTGCTCGATCGCCTGGAACTCCCCGATCTTCCGGCCGAACTGCTCGCGCTCGCCCGCGTACTCG contains:
- a CDS encoding winged helix-turn-helix domain-containing protein translates to MPEDPPNWEFKERDIVILRELSANPQISSRKLTEILEDEYDIDVSHVTVSESIRKMRQQGVFRETIVPNEEYFIFGLFEFKFNPENFEEGWRDAMEYIRDDRHTLFYFLSDGEYQWKSVMMFPDRRSESHWIHEFYKAHGAVIENIRNSVIHNVLKFRTDPELLNDLSETGE
- a CDS encoding phosphotransferase family protein, whose product is MTDAHETYFERLVDEDALAAYLEGELGPVERYSVSHHQEGHSNETLFVTWGERELVIRRPPPGEVADTAHDVLREHRVMDALQGTDVPLPETLLACEDHDVIGSDFYVMERVAGDVLREEEPERFVDHREAVGYELVDSLVAIHEVDPRDVGLSEFGRPAGYTDRQVERWDDQIEWATEVTAEEREVPTLRKVGDWLEANRPSSHPHTLVHGDYKLDNVLFAPGTPPDLVAVFDWEMSTLGDPFADLGWMLSYWRDPKDPEPAIPELTARFMERDGYPTREGLVARYEERLGIEFEHERFYRTLAVYKLAALGEMFFRRYLEGNSDDPMYPKMRDRVPALAERARRMIEGEEPL
- a CDS encoding phosphocholine cytidylyltransferase family protein — protein: MSQSRGQGDVHAVVLAAGIGRRLQPLTDGTPKTLLSVDDRPILGHILDALVETDYERVTVVTGYEAEQIRAFCEGYDDIEFEFVHSETYQETNNSYSLWLAREHLGEGFTLINSDTLFPTDCLDRLREHEGSALVVDATNDLADEGMKVRVEDGRVLAIGKELDRAQGEYIGLCKFGPEDARELVRRLDDLVERGRTSEWYEAALDRLVPDRSLGVVEVRDDWIEIDDQEDLRTGQQLWGEV
- a CDS encoding acyl-CoA dehydrogenase family protein codes for the protein MEYDDTRRAREFASRTREFVNEEVIPVEREVMGSGPVPEAQLETLREAARKRELYAPHLPEKYGGQGLSYRDMLPVFEAAGRSLLGPAALRVDAPDEGNMHTLELVGTEEQKAEWLEPLVAGEIRSGFSMTEPLQGGGSDPKMLETHAKKEGDEWILNGHKWWTTQGSEADVLIVMARTDHEAHPYAGCSLFLVPSDTEGVEVVREIPHVGGEVTGTSHAEIRYDDVIIPEENLLGELNEGFTHAQERLGPARLTHCMRYSGMAERALDVAKAYVSEREGFDERLSEKQAIRFTIAEAETDLHAARTMVRHAAHEIESGGEARIPVSMAKVFAANTVQEVIDDCLQLCGANGIGKDLPIADFYENVRQFRLVDGADEVHKRVIARDAFEDVDESEIEHITRYGE
- a CDS encoding SDR family NAD(P)-dependent oxidoreductase; its protein translation is MSGRFGVDGQVAIVTGASSGIGRAIAERFADEGARVVICSREQGNVDLVAEDIREAGGEALAVECDVTDREAVEALVEACVEEFEEIDCLVNNAGASFMAGFDDISENGWQTIVDINLHGTYHCTQAAGEHLKRDDGTVINLSSIAGQHGSPYMSHYGAAKAGIVNLTTTLSAEWAGDGVRVNCIAPGFVATPGVESQMGVSADEIDRESVERRIGLPDEIADIAQFLASPASSYVVGETITAGGVPRVEETPEL